TACCCCGCGACTGGGGAATCGATGCCCCCGGAGAGCAGGACGATCCCGCGCAATCAATCACCGACGTATTTCGAGAAGATGGTCTTGGCCTTCGACAGGTCGGTCGTGCCCCCAATAATGGTCCTGCCGTCCCGGAAGACGGTGATGTCCACGCCCGTCGTCTTGAACTTGAGCACGCCATCGGCGACGCTGGCAGTGCCGGATCTGGAGAGTTTCTTTCTCAGGTCCGAAAGGCCGTCCTTGAGCGGCTCCGCCGGGATGATCTGGACCGCGTTTCTGCCGCATAGCGAGACTACGAGCTTCCTCTGGTGCGCCTGCAGGTAGGGGAAGTGCCTCTTCCCGCAGCAGTCGCATTCAGGGTTCTTCTTGACCTTGACCTTCTGAAGCTCACCTTGCCATATGTCCAGGACTAGGAGTTCCTTGAATGGCTCCTTGCCCTGCATGATCTTGAAAGCCTCCGTCACCTCGATGGATGCCACCATGCTCGGGAGGGTGTTGACGATGCCGACGGTGTCACATGTCGGCAACTGCCCCGGCTGCGGCAGCGTCGGGAACACGCATCTGAGACAAGGACCGTCTGATACCACGGGCATCACCATGCCCGTGACACCCACGGCTCCCGCGTAGATCCATGGTATCCCGAGCTTCACGCAGGCGTCGTTCACGAGAAAACGGGTGTCCATGTTGTCAGTGGCGTCGAGCACGACAGTGGCGTCCTTCACTATCCGTTGGACGTTGGCATAGCTGATGTCCGCTACCTCCCCGTGGATCTCGATCTCAGAGTTGATCTCCTTGAGCGCTTCCTCTGCGACCTTCGCCTTGGGCCGTCCTACATCCTTCTCCCCGAACAGGGACTGCCTCTGTAGGTTGGAGATATCGATGATGTCCCGGTCCACGACATACACCTGACCTACCCCCGCCCTTACCAAGAAGGATAATGCATAAGTCCCCAGGGCTCCGCAGCCAATGACCAGGGCTTTGCTCTTACCCAACCTCTTCTGTCCCTCGGGCCCTATCTCAGGCAGGAGCGTTTGCCTGGAGTATCTGTCCTCTTTCACGAAAGCGGAATGGGCACTGGCGGTATTAATCCATTGCAGGAGTCGACAGTCAAGCTCGGCTGAGCGCGAAAAGAGGAGTCCACTACCGTCATTGCGCAACATTCTTATCGAGACCTCCCATTCCGGCAAAGCAGTAGCAACCATCAAGTAGAAAGTGGAATCCGAGGCGGATCTTCATGAAAGTTCTTGTCGTGGGCGCATCTGGGCAGATAGGAGCATGGACAGTACATGATTTGGTGAACTATTACGATGCAGATGTCATCGCTGCCGACCTCAGCCTCGATAGGGTCAAAAAGCTCGCAGAGCAGATTGGAAAGGACAACGTGATGCCCATCAAGCTAGATGCGAGCAACACGGAGGAAC
The Candidatus Thermoplasmatota archaeon genome window above contains:
- a CDS encoding ThiF family adenylyltransferase, with amino-acid sequence MKEDRYSRQTLLPEIGPEGQKRLGKSKALVIGCGALGTYALSFLVRAGVGQVYVVDRDIIDISNLQRQSLFGEKDVGRPKAKVAEEALKEINSEIEIHGEVADISYANVQRIVKDATVVLDATDNMDTRFLVNDACVKLGIPWIYAGAVGVTGMVMPVVSDGPCLRCVFPTLPQPGQLPTCDTVGIVNTLPSMVASIEVTEAFKIMQGKEPFKELLVLDIWQGELQKVKVKKNPECDCCGKRHFPYLQAHQRKLVVSLCGRNAVQIIPAEPLKDGLSDLRKKLSRSGTASVADGVLKFKTTGVDITVFRDGRTIIGGTTDLSKAKTIFSKYVGD